One part of the Patescibacteria group bacterium genome encodes these proteins:
- a CDS encoding prepilin peptidase: protein MFFLITFILGLAIGSFLNAVIWRLHSGESIARGRSKCPKCRHKLKWQDNIPLASFVVLRGKCRYCHKKISWQYPLVELATALLFVLAYSNSGLPEINYQLSIINYQLFQIAGALLQGWFIISILIIIFVYDFRWYLVDDRVVLPAIGLIFIWNIWLGKSWLGLAISGIIIAGFFWLQFLASRGKWIGSGDIRLGLLMGVILGWPLGLVALFLSYIIGSLVSVALLIIGRKKFTSKIPLGPFLMAGTIIVMFWGEKIMGWYMRLM from the coding sequence ATGTTTTTTCTCATAACTTTCATCCTCGGCCTCGCCATCGGTAGTTTTTTGAATGCCGTCATTTGGCGTCTGCATTCGGGCGAGTCAATCGCGAGGGGCCGCTCCAAGTGCCCAAAGTGCCGGCACAAATTAAAATGGCAGGATAACATTCCGTTGGCGAGTTTTGTTGTTTTAAGAGGAAAATGCCGGTATTGCCATAAAAAAATTTCTTGGCAGTACCCGCTCGTTGAATTAGCCACAGCGTTGCTGTTTGTTTTGGCGTATAGCAATAGTGGTCTGCCAGAAATCAATTATCAATTATCAATTATCAATTATCAATTATTTCAGATTGCCGGGGCGTTACTTCAAGGCTGGTTCATTATTAGCATTTTAATCATCATTTTTGTTTATGATTTTCGTTGGTATTTGGTTGATGACAGGGTAGTATTGCCGGCCATTGGCTTAATTTTTATTTGGAATATATGGCTTGGCAAATCATGGCTGGGCCTGGCGATTTCCGGTATAATTATAGCAGGATTTTTCTGGTTGCAGTTTTTAGCTTCTCGGGGCAAGTGGATTGGCAGCGGCGATATTCGTCTGGGGTTGCTTATGGGCGTCATCTTGGGCTGGCCCCTTGGCTTAGTCGCTTTGTTTTTATCATATATTATCGGCAGTTTAGTGAGCGTTGCTTTATTGATCATTGGCCGCAAAAAGTTCACCAGCAAGATTCCTTTGGGGCCATTTTTGATGGCAGGGACCATAATCGTAATGTTTTGGGGAGAAAAGATTATGGGGTGGTATATGCGTTTGATGTAG
- a CDS encoding prepilin-type N-terminal cleavage/methylation domain-containing protein, giving the protein MRKNKGFTLIELLVVIAIIGLLSTLAVVALNSARQKSRDAKRVADIKQIQTALELYYNDNNGYPVLAAEAAPPVMAGIMAAVPTAPTPNDGSCTAANNAYLYNSTTNTGTSCGTAPCPSYELQFCLGANTGGLVAGPACATPSGIDDNQACTLTD; this is encoded by the coding sequence ATGCGAAAAAACAAAGGTTTTACTTTAATAGAACTCTTAGTTGTTATTGCCATTATTGGTCTTTTGTCCACTTTAGCAGTAGTGGCTTTGAATAGTGCCCGGCAGAAATCCCGAGATGCCAAGAGAGTGGCTGATATCAAACAGATTCAAACCGCGTTAGAGTTGTATTATAATGATAATAATGGTTATCCGGTCCTAGCAGCTGAAGCTGCGCCTCCAGTGATGGCTGGAATTATGGCGGCTGTGCCCACAGCACCAACGCCAAATGATGGCAGTTGTACTGCTGCTAATAATGCCTATCTTTATAATTCCACTACTAATACTGGCACTAGTTGTGGTACTGCTCCTTGTCCAAGCTATGAATTGCAGTTTTGCTTAGGTGCGAATACTGGCGGTTTAGTTGCTGGTCCTGCTTGTGCGACTCCTTCTGGTATAGATGATAATCAAGCTTGTACTTTAACCGATTAG
- a CDS encoding prepilin-type N-terminal cleavage/methylation domain-containing protein: protein MAENKIKQSKFGASGFTLVEMIVAVAVFAVAALALLNIYMINNATQRKIAAISLVTVEARYALETMTRATRTGAIDYSYYSDGTVSNIQNELAIEDSGGNNIVFKMGVSGDGYCSDRGDCILYKIGSIDWTPLTSDDVEATRLDFYIYPPQNPLLTGASLPAQPRVTMVFTLRNITVKTAERKVIELQTTVSSRVYKR from the coding sequence ATGGCTGAAAATAAAATTAAACAATCAAAGTTTGGTGCCAGTGGCTTTACCCTCGTTGAAATGATTGTAGCTGTTGCTGTTTTTGCGGTAGCGGCTTTAGCTTTACTTAATATCTATATGATTAATAATGCCACTCAAAGAAAGATTGCCGCTATTAGTTTAGTTACTGTTGAAGCTCGCTATGCTCTGGAGACTATGACGCGGGCAACCCGGACCGGCGCTATTGACTATAGTTACTATAGCGACGGCACAGTCAGCAATATTCAAAATGAGTTGGCGATAGAAGATTCGGGCGGCAATAACATTGTATTTAAAATGGGCGTCTCTGGGGATGGCTACTGTTCTGATAGAGGTGATTGCATATTATATAAGATTGGCAGCATTGATTGGACGCCCCTAACCTCGGACGATGTTGAGGCGACACGGCTGGATTTTTATATTTATCCTCCGCAGAACCCGTTGCTTACCGGAGCCTCACTTCCAGCCCAGCCTCGAGTGACTATGGTTTTTACTTTACGGAATATTACTGTTAAGACAGCCGAACGCAAAGTAATTGAGCTGCAGACAACAGTCAGTTCGCGGGTTTATAAGAGATAA
- a CDS encoding type II secretion system GspH family protein: protein MLSIINKKSRAFTLTELLVSIGIFLVILFFILVNFHGSRETQTLEYQTKKALTVIEKAQNLALTGFKMPDGSVPYYGLHITADNRYFIIFADSNPANFTYDSGEELAGNIFDLGASIYIEDEAGDLRFQPTTGELYDEAGERVTDEFKAYTVSRVDRGGIVIFYEDKEIYMHGLTSRVVRVE from the coding sequence ATGCTTTCGATAATAAATAAAAAGTCCCGAGCATTTACGTTGACGGAGCTTCTAGTTTCGATTGGCATTTTTCTTGTGATTCTATTTTTTATTTTAGTGAATTTTCATGGAAGTCGGGAAACCCAAACTCTGGAGTATCAAACCAAAAAGGCGCTTACTGTCATTGAAAAGGCGCAAAATTTGGCTCTGACTGGGTTTAAAATGCCAGATGGTTCTGTGCCTTATTATGGCTTGCATATTACAGCAGATAATAGATATTTTATCATTTTTGCTGATTCAAATCCTGCTAATTTTACTTATGACAGCGGTGAAGAGTTAGCAGGCAACATTTTTGATTTGGGTGCGAGTATCTATATTGAGGATGAGGCCGGAGATTTACGTTTTCAACCCACCACCGGTGAGCTTTATGATGAGGCAGGTGAGCGTGTCACCGATGAATTTAAAGCCTACACAGTTTCTCGCGTAGATAGGGGGGGGATTGTGATTTTCTATGAAGATAAAGAAATTTACATGCATGGTCTTACCAGCCGGGTGGTACGAGTGGAATAG